The proteins below come from a single Streptomyces spongiicola genomic window:
- a CDS encoding M20/M25/M40 family metallo-hydrolase: MSETDTARRVSGEDEVVDLCRDLIRIDTSNYGDHSGPGERAAAEYVAEKLAEVGLEPRIIESHPGRASTVARIEGEDPSRPALLVHGHTDVVPADAGDWTHHPFSGEIADGCVWGRGAVDMKDMDAMTLAVVRDRLRSGRRPPRDVVLAFLADEEAGGTYGARHLVDRHPDLFEGVTEAVGEVGGFSFTVNENLRLYLVETAQKGMHWMRLTVEGTAGHGSMTNNDNAITELCEAVGRLGRHTWPVRVTKTVRSFLDELSDALGTPLDPEDMEATLAKLGGIAKMVGATLRNSAAPTMLGAGYKVNVIPGQAAAHVDGRFLPGHEEEFLADLDRILGPRVRREDVHADKALETSFDGDLVDAMQSALRAEDPIARAVPYMLSGGTDAKSFDALGIRCFGFAPLKLPPELDFAGMFHGVDERVPVDGLKFGVRVLDRFLDAS; this comes from the coding sequence GTGAGCGAGACGGACACCGCCCGGAGGGTCTCCGGCGAGGACGAGGTCGTCGACCTCTGTCGCGATCTGATCCGGATCGACACCAGCAACTACGGCGACCACTCGGGGCCGGGCGAGCGCGCGGCCGCCGAGTACGTGGCGGAGAAGCTCGCCGAGGTCGGTCTCGAGCCCCGGATCATCGAGTCGCACCCGGGCAGAGCCTCCACCGTGGCCCGGATCGAGGGCGAGGACCCCTCGCGCCCGGCACTGCTCGTCCACGGCCACACCGACGTCGTACCGGCCGACGCGGGCGACTGGACCCACCACCCCTTCTCCGGCGAGATCGCCGACGGCTGCGTCTGGGGCCGGGGCGCGGTGGACATGAAGGACATGGACGCGATGACCCTCGCCGTCGTGCGCGACCGGCTGCGCAGCGGCCGCCGGCCTCCGCGCGACGTGGTGCTGGCGTTCCTCGCGGACGAGGAGGCGGGGGGGACATACGGCGCCCGCCACCTCGTCGACCGGCACCCCGACCTGTTCGAGGGCGTCACCGAGGCTGTCGGGGAGGTCGGCGGCTTCTCCTTCACCGTCAACGAGAACCTGCGTCTCTACCTCGTCGAGACGGCCCAGAAGGGCATGCACTGGATGCGGCTCACGGTCGAGGGCACCGCCGGGCACGGGTCCATGACGAACAACGACAACGCCATCACCGAGCTGTGCGAGGCCGTCGGCCGCCTGGGCCGGCACACCTGGCCGGTGAGGGTGACCAAGACCGTGCGGTCCTTCCTGGACGAGCTCTCGGATGCGCTGGGCACCCCGCTCGACCCCGAGGACATGGAGGCGACCCTCGCCAAGCTCGGCGGCATCGCCAAGATGGTCGGGGCCACACTCCGCAACTCCGCCGCGCCCACCATGCTGGGCGCCGGCTACAAGGTGAACGTCATTCCCGGTCAGGCGGCCGCGCACGTGGACGGGCGCTTTCTGCCCGGTCACGAGGAGGAGTTCCTCGCCGATCTCGACCGGATCCTCGGCCCCCGGGTCCGCCGCGAGGACGTCCACGCCGACAAGGCGCTGGAGACGAGCTTCGACGGCGACCTCGTGGACGCCATGCAGTCGGCCCTCCGGGCCGAGGACCCGATCGCCCGGGCCGTGCCCTACATGCTCTCCGGCGGTACGGACGCCAAGTCCTTCGACGCCCTCGGCATCCGCTGCTTCGGCTTCGCGCCGCTGAAGCTGCCGCCGGAGCTGGACTTCGCGGGGATGTTCCACGGTGTGGACGAGCGTGTCCCGGTGGACGGCCTGAAGTTCGGTGTGCGGGTGCTGGACCGCTTCCTCGACGCGAGCT
- a CDS encoding helix-turn-helix domain-containing protein yields the protein MQSQLDMPARADCTRVFSEKISTRVKERPELEKALAPARHAKGESVTAIAKALGISRATHLVPAHR from the coding sequence TTGCAGAGCCAGTTGGACATGCCGGCCCGTGCCGACTGCACGAGGGTGTTCTCGGAGAAGATCAGTACCCGTGTGAAGGAGCGGCCGGAACTGGAGAAGGCGCTAGCCCCTGCCCGGCACGCCAAGGGAGAGAGCGTCACGGCCATCGCCAAGGCGCTGGGGATCTCCCGTGCCACCCACCTTGTACCGGCACATCGGTGA
- a CDS encoding aldo/keto reductase, with amino-acid sequence MTTALSLGTYRVRAVSQAARTALAAGSPWVDTAPNYALGRAHEELRPVLGEYPTVRVATKTGFLTEEQGRTALAEGVLTREEAAGRHCLERGFVRWQTERSVAALGRVDLVFVHNPEHHGHGRDRAALHGRVREAFTALEEFVHAGRIGGYGVATWSGLTSGAFSVPELLALARHAAGSAEHHFTGLQMPVSLIMDASLTQALNGGGPLVRAKEAGLITFGSAPLHGGALLDAMTPELVNLIRPGLSAAAAALLAAGSCPGLDVVLTSASSREHWDDVAKALAAPLTAEELRRVTDELAGE; translated from the coding sequence GTGACCACCGCGCTCTCCCTGGGGACATACCGCGTGCGTGCCGTCAGCCAGGCGGCACGCACCGCCCTGGCCGCCGGCAGTCCCTGGGTGGACACGGCACCCAACTACGCGCTTGGTCGGGCGCATGAGGAACTGCGCCCGGTTCTCGGTGAGTACCCGACCGTGCGGGTAGCCACGAAGACGGGGTTCCTGACGGAGGAGCAAGGCCGCACCGCCCTGGCTGAGGGCGTACTCACCCGGGAGGAGGCGGCCGGTAGGCACTGCCTTGAGCGGGGCTTCGTCCGCTGGCAGACGGAGCGGTCGGTGGCCGCGCTCGGCCGCGTGGACCTGGTGTTCGTGCACAACCCGGAGCACCACGGTCACGGCCGTGACCGTGCCGCTCTGCACGGGCGTGTGCGGGAAGCCTTCACGGCGCTGGAGGAGTTCGTCCATGCGGGCAGGATCGGCGGGTACGGCGTCGCCACCTGGTCGGGCCTGACCTCCGGAGCGTTCAGCGTTCCCGAGTTGCTCGCGCTCGCCCGGCATGCTGCCGGTTCCGCCGAGCATCACTTCACGGGCTTGCAGATGCCCGTCAGCCTGATCATGGATGCTTCGCTCACACAGGCCCTGAACGGCGGCGGACCACTGGTGCGGGCGAAGGAGGCGGGACTGATCACGTTCGGCTCCGCGCCCCTGCACGGCGGCGCACTCCTTGACGCCATGACACCCGAACTGGTGAACCTCATCCGCCCCGGCCTGTCGGCCGCAGCCGCTGCCCTGCTGGCCGCCGGCTCGTGCCCTGGCCTCGATGTCGTCCTCACCTCCGCGAGCAGCCGCGAGCACTGGGACGATGTGGCCAAGGCTCTGGCTGCGCCGCTGACGGCCGAGGAACTCAGGAGGGTGACGGATGAACTCGCCGGTGAATGA
- a CDS encoding RluA family pseudouridine synthase: MGRRRAAAVAPLPQRDGIDPVRLRLPADPDGAWPTVRDHLVHRFAGRVGAERVDAMLRDGRFVGTDGPLAADEPYTAGGRVWFHRDFAPEVPVPFEVGILHRDERLVIADKPHFLATTPRGSHITETAQARLRRELGLPALQPAHRLDRLTAGLVLFVVRPRDRGAYQALFRDRRVRKEYEAVAPYDPGVALPVTVRSRIEKERGVPAARVVPGEPNSESRIELLERRGGYGRYRLLPATGRTHQLRVHMNGAGLPILNDPLYPAVLPEGPEDFSRPLQLLARVLEFTDPFTGERRLFTSRRRLAQWPRSIHS; the protein is encoded by the coding sequence GTGGGACGTCGACGGGCGGCGGCGGTGGCTCCGCTGCCGCAGCGGGACGGGATCGACCCGGTGCGGCTCCGGCTGCCCGCGGACCCGGACGGGGCGTGGCCCACCGTGCGGGACCATCTCGTCCACCGTTTCGCCGGGAGGGTCGGCGCCGAGCGGGTGGACGCCATGTTGAGGGACGGGCGGTTCGTCGGCACGGACGGCCCCCTCGCCGCGGACGAGCCCTACACCGCGGGGGGCCGCGTCTGGTTCCACCGCGACTTCGCGCCCGAGGTCCCGGTGCCGTTCGAGGTCGGGATCCTCCACCGCGACGAACGGCTGGTGATCGCCGACAAGCCGCACTTCCTGGCGACCACGCCGCGCGGCAGCCACATCACGGAGACCGCGCAGGCCCGGCTGCGGCGCGAGCTGGGGCTGCCCGCGCTCCAGCCGGCGCACCGGCTGGACCGGCTCACGGCGGGGCTCGTGCTGTTCGTCGTACGGCCCCGGGACCGGGGCGCCTACCAGGCGCTGTTCCGCGACCGCCGGGTGCGCAAGGAGTACGAGGCGGTGGCCCCGTACGACCCGGGGGTCGCGCTGCCCGTGACGGTACGCAGCCGCATCGAGAAGGAGCGCGGGGTGCCCGCTGCCCGGGTGGTGCCGGGCGAGCCGAACAGCGAGAGCCGGATCGAGCTGCTGGAGCGGCGGGGCGGGTACGGCCGGTACCGGCTGCTGCCGGCCACCGGCCGTACCCATCAGCTGCGGGTGCACATGAACGGCGCCGGGCTGCCGATCCTGAACGACCCGCTGTATCCCGCGGTGCTCCCCGAGGGGCCGGAGGACTTCTCCCGTCCCCTGCAACTGCTGGCGCGGGTGCTGGAGTTCACCGATCCCTTCACCGGTGAGCGGCGGCTCTTCACCAGCCGGAGGCGGCTGGCTCAGTGGCCGCGGTCGATCCACTCCTGA
- a CDS encoding MBL fold metallo-hydrolase gives MTARVDLLVTSGTFSLDGGTWDVDNNVWIVGDDEEAIVVDAAHDADAIIAALGGRTLRAVVCTHAHNDHIDAAPALADATGAPVLLHPDDLPLWKRTHPGRAPDGELADGQTLTVAGVTLTVLHTPGHAPGAVCLHAPELVTVLTGDTLFRGGPGATGRSFSDFPTIIDSIRGRLLTLPPRTLVRPGHGGTTTIGAEAPHLQEWIDRGH, from the coding sequence GTGACCGCGCGTGTCGACCTGCTGGTCACCTCCGGCACCTTCTCCCTGGACGGCGGCACCTGGGACGTCGACAACAACGTCTGGATCGTCGGCGACGACGAGGAGGCGATCGTCGTCGACGCCGCCCACGACGCCGACGCGATCATCGCCGCCCTCGGCGGCCGGACGCTGCGGGCCGTCGTCTGCACCCACGCGCACAACGACCACATCGACGCGGCCCCGGCACTCGCCGACGCCACCGGCGCGCCGGTGCTGCTGCACCCGGACGACCTCCCCCTGTGGAAGCGGACCCATCCCGGCCGCGCCCCCGACGGCGAACTCGCCGACGGGCAGACCCTGACCGTCGCCGGCGTCACGCTGACCGTCCTGCACACCCCCGGCCACGCACCCGGCGCGGTCTGCCTCCACGCCCCCGAACTGGTCACCGTCCTCACCGGGGACACCCTCTTCCGGGGCGGCCCGGGAGCGACCGGCCGGTCGTTCTCCGACTTCCCGACGATCATCGACTCGATCCGCGGCAGGCTGCTCACGCTTCCCCCGCGGACACTGGTCCGCCCGGGGCACGGCGGGACGACCACGATCGGCGCCGAGGCGCCGCACCTTCAGGAGTGGATCGACCGCGGCCACTGA
- a CDS encoding S-(hydroxymethyl)mycothiol dehydrogenase, with amino-acid sequence MPQQVQGVVAPGKNEPVRVGTVVVPDPGPGEAVVKVQACGVCHTDLHYKQGGINDDFPFLLGHEAAGVVESVGDGVTEVEPGDYVVLNWRAVCGRCRACRRGRPWYCFDTHNARQKMTLTDGTELSPALGIGAFAEKTLVAAGQCTKVDPAISPAAAGLLGCGVMAGIGAAVNTGRVGRGDSVAVIGCGGVGDGAVMGARLAGATTIIAVDVDDRKLETARTMGATHTVNSRTGDPVAAVRELTGGFGADVVIDAVGRPETYRQAFYARDLAGTLVLVGVPTPDMKLDLPLLDVFGRGGALKSSWYGDCLPSRDFPMLVDLHLQGRIDLDAFVTETIGLGDVEQAFARMHAGDVLRSVVVL; translated from the coding sequence ATGCCGCAGCAGGTGCAGGGTGTGGTCGCACCCGGGAAGAACGAGCCGGTACGGGTCGGGACGGTCGTCGTCCCCGACCCGGGACCGGGGGAGGCCGTGGTGAAGGTGCAGGCGTGCGGGGTCTGCCACACCGATCTGCACTACAAGCAGGGCGGCATCAACGACGACTTCCCGTTCCTCCTCGGACACGAGGCGGCCGGCGTCGTCGAGTCCGTCGGCGACGGGGTGACCGAGGTCGAGCCCGGGGACTACGTGGTCCTCAACTGGCGCGCCGTGTGCGGCCGCTGCCGCGCCTGCCGCCGGGGACGCCCGTGGTACTGCTTCGACACCCACAACGCCCGGCAGAAGATGACCCTCACGGACGGCACCGAACTGTCGCCCGCCCTGGGCATCGGCGCGTTCGCCGAGAAGACCCTCGTCGCCGCCGGCCAGTGCACCAAGGTCGACCCGGCGATCTCCCCGGCCGCCGCGGGCCTGCTCGGCTGCGGCGTGATGGCCGGCATCGGGGCCGCCGTCAACACCGGCCGGGTCGGCCGGGGCGACTCCGTCGCCGTCATCGGCTGCGGCGGTGTCGGCGACGGGGCCGTCATGGGCGCCCGGCTGGCCGGCGCCACCACGATCATCGCCGTCGACGTCGACGACCGGAAGCTCGAGACCGCGCGGACGATGGGCGCCACCCATACCGTCAACTCCCGCACCGGCGACCCCGTGGCAGCCGTCCGCGAACTGACCGGCGGCTTCGGCGCGGACGTCGTGATCGACGCCGTCGGCCGACCCGAGACCTACCGGCAGGCCTTCTACGCCCGCGACCTCGCCGGCACCCTCGTCCTCGTCGGCGTCCCCACCCCCGACATGAAGCTGGACCTCCCGCTCCTCGACGTCTTCGGCCGGGGCGGGGCGCTCAAGTCCTCCTGGTACGGGGACTGCCTGCCGTCCCGCGACTTCCCCATGCTCGTCGACCTGCACCTCCAGGGGCGCATCGACCTCGACGCGTTCGTCACCGAGACCATCGGGCTCGGCGACGTGGAGCAGGCCTTCGCCCGGATGCACGCCGGCGACGTGCTCCGCTCGGTGGTGGTCCTGTGA
- a CDS encoding amino acid permease, which yields MSDHSLAASDAPTAAPADGALHVDAGDAGYRKDLKARHINMIAIGGAIGTGLFLGAGGRLAGAGPSLFIAYALCGVFAFLVVRALGELVLYRPSSGAFVSYAREFMGEKGAYTAGWLYFLNWSTTAIADITAAAVFARYWSAFSDVPQWVLALIALAVVLTANLISVRYFGEMEFWFAIVKVGALVLFMLTGIFLVATGHEVGGHTPGLATVTANGGLFPSGVLPMLLLIQGVVFAYASVELVGVAAGETENPEKIMPKAINSIMWRVGLFYVGSVVLLSLLLPYTAYTGDQSPFVTVLNKLGIPGAASVMNLVVLTAALSSLNSGLYSTGRILRSMSVAGSAPKFTGVMNRGGVPYGGILLTAGFGVVGVFLNYVMPGKAFELVLNFASIGIIGTWGMIMVCSLLFVNRAGQGRLTRPAYRLPWAPWTQIATLAFLACVLVLMWLEGGIGRTTVECLPLIALALVGGWYAVRSRVRRIAAGRRAP from the coding sequence ATGAGTGACCACAGCTTGGCCGCGTCCGACGCGCCCACCGCCGCCCCGGCGGACGGCGCCCTCCACGTGGACGCCGGAGACGCCGGCTACCGCAAGGACCTCAAGGCGCGCCACATCAACATGATCGCCATCGGCGGCGCCATCGGTACCGGCCTCTTCCTCGGCGCGGGCGGGCGCCTGGCCGGCGCCGGCCCGTCGCTGTTCATCGCGTACGCCCTGTGCGGCGTGTTCGCGTTCCTCGTCGTCCGGGCGCTCGGCGAGCTGGTCCTCTACCGGCCGTCCTCCGGGGCCTTCGTCTCCTACGCGCGCGAGTTCATGGGAGAGAAGGGGGCCTACACCGCCGGCTGGCTGTACTTCCTGAACTGGTCGACCACCGCCATCGCGGACATCACCGCCGCCGCGGTGTTCGCCCGCTACTGGTCGGCCTTCAGCGACGTCCCCCAGTGGGTGCTCGCACTGATCGCCCTCGCCGTGGTCCTCACCGCCAACCTGATCTCGGTGAGGTACTTCGGCGAGATGGAGTTCTGGTTCGCGATCGTCAAGGTCGGCGCGCTGGTGCTGTTCATGCTGACAGGCATCTTCCTCGTCGCCACCGGGCACGAGGTCGGCGGCCACACTCCGGGCCTGGCCACCGTCACCGCCAACGGCGGCCTCTTCCCCAGCGGTGTCCTGCCGATGCTGCTGCTCATCCAGGGTGTCGTCTTCGCCTACGCCTCCGTCGAGCTGGTCGGCGTCGCCGCCGGTGAGACCGAGAACCCCGAGAAGATCATGCCGAAGGCGATCAACTCCATCATGTGGCGGGTCGGCCTCTTCTACGTCGGCTCCGTGGTGCTCCTCTCCCTGCTGCTGCCGTACACCGCCTACACCGGTGACCAGAGCCCGTTCGTCACCGTCCTCAACAAGCTGGGCATCCCCGGCGCCGCCAGCGTCATGAACCTCGTCGTGCTCACCGCGGCCCTCTCCAGCCTCAACTCCGGTCTCTACTCCACCGGCCGCATCCTGCGCTCCATGTCGGTAGCGGGCTCCGCGCCGAAGTTCACCGGCGTGATGAACAGGGGCGGTGTCCCCTACGGCGGCATCCTGCTCACCGCGGGCTTCGGCGTCGTCGGCGTGTTCCTGAACTACGTCATGCCCGGCAAGGCGTTCGAACTCGTGCTGAACTTCGCCTCGATCGGCATCATCGGCACCTGGGGCATGATCATGGTCTGCTCGCTGCTGTTCGTGAACCGCGCGGGCCAGGGCCGGCTCACCCGCCCCGCGTACCGGCTTCCCTGGGCCCCCTGGACCCAGATCGCCACCCTGGCCTTCCTCGCCTGCGTCCTCGTCCTCATGTGGCTGGAGGGCGGCATCGGCCGCACCACCGTCGAGTGCCTCCCGCTGATCGCGCTCGCCCTCGTCGGCGGCTGGTATGCCGTCCGCAGCCGGGTCCGGCGCATCGCCGCCGGGCGCCGGGCGCCCTGA
- a CDS encoding gluconokinase produces the protein MDTPHAVVVMGVSGTGKTTVGVLLAEALGVPYADGDDFHSAHAIARMSAGVPLDDADREPWLDAVGRWAHGRSGRGGVISCSALRRAHRDRLRAAAPDVEFLHLTGDRALIERRTAEREGHFMPAALLDSQFAALEPLEGDEAGVAVDVSGSPREIAERAVAALRRPED, from the coding sequence TTGGACACCCCGCACGCCGTCGTGGTGATGGGCGTGTCAGGCACCGGCAAGACCACCGTCGGTGTCCTGCTCGCCGAGGCACTCGGCGTTCCCTACGCCGATGGCGACGACTTCCATTCCGCGCACGCCATCGCCAGGATGTCCGCCGGCGTCCCGCTGGACGACGCCGACCGCGAGCCCTGGCTGGACGCCGTCGGCCGGTGGGCGCACGGCAGGTCCGGCCGGGGCGGTGTCATCAGCTGCTCGGCCCTCAGGCGGGCCCACCGGGACCGGCTGCGGGCCGCCGCGCCGGACGTCGAGTTCCTCCATCTGACCGGCGACCGCGCGCTGATCGAGCGCCGGACTGCCGAGCGCGAGGGCCACTTCATGCCCGCCGCGCTGCTCGACTCGCAGTTCGCCGCCCTGGAACCCCTGGAGGGCGACGAGGCCGGCGTCGCCGTCGACGTCTCCGGCTCCCCCCGTGAAATCGCCGAACGGGCCGTCGCCGCGCTGCGCCGGCCGGAGGACTGA
- a CDS encoding cytochrome b/b6 domain-containing protein yields MTSTPGSAARTAATTPPPSEAPGRVRRFGRAERLVHRATAVLMLLCVATAACLYVPALAGLVGRRHLVVTLHQWSGLLLPVPFLLGLASRPFRKDLRRLNRFGQHDRRWLRAALRRRHGPGERPAGKFNAGQKLYAAWIAGAVLVMLGTGLLMWFTGLAPLVWRNGATFVHDWLALAIGVVLIGHIRKAFADPEARRGMRHGTVERSWARREHPLWDPDRDGQGATGGRTGADKCEKGRTGT; encoded by the coding sequence ATGACGTCGACGCCTGGGTCGGCCGCTCGAACGGCCGCGACGACACCCCCACCGTCTGAGGCCCCGGGCCGTGTACGGAGGTTCGGCCGCGCCGAACGCCTCGTCCACCGCGCCACCGCGGTGCTGATGCTGCTGTGCGTCGCGACGGCCGCCTGTCTGTACGTGCCTGCGCTGGCCGGACTCGTGGGCCGCCGCCACCTCGTGGTGACCCTGCACCAGTGGTCGGGGCTGCTGCTCCCGGTGCCGTTCCTGCTGGGACTGGCCTCCCGTCCGTTCCGGAAGGACCTGCGGCGGCTGAACCGCTTCGGGCAGCACGACCGCCGCTGGCTCCGGGCCGCGCTCCGCCGCCGGCACGGCCCCGGGGAACGCCCGGCCGGGAAGTTCAACGCGGGGCAGAAGCTGTACGCCGCGTGGATCGCCGGCGCGGTGCTGGTGATGCTCGGCACGGGGCTGCTGATGTGGTTCACCGGGCTCGCCCCGCTGGTCTGGCGCAACGGCGCGACGTTCGTGCACGACTGGCTGGCGCTGGCCATCGGGGTGGTACTGATCGGGCACATCAGGAAGGCGTTCGCCGATCCGGAGGCGCGCCGCGGTATGCGCCACGGGACGGTCGAGCGCTCCTGGGCCCGCCGGGAGCACCCGCTGTGGGACCCGGACAGGGACGGACAGGGGGCGACCGGGGGGCGGACAGGGGCGGACAAGTGCGAAAAAGGGCGAACGGGGACGTAA
- a CDS encoding molybdopterin-dependent oxidoreductase, producing MNETTPPPGPTPSNPARPGPDPDRYADPDRYTDPDPRPPDAAPPPTPPPTPTGAPAPTPTGAPAPAPPPDPAAVADPDAEGVPLGRRTVLAVLGLGAAGVAAAPWLQRGLEAVLGPVADTDPTKLTGLLPGGGGFRYYSVAASVPRETAAGYQLTVGGLVERPAEFTLRALRALPQTRLVRDVQCVTGWRVPDTPFEGVRLSELLDAVGVRPEARAVRFTCFDGVYSESLTLEQARRSDVLVCLRMSDEPLSHAHGGPVRLYVAPMYFYKSAKWLSGISLTRDVRPGYWEERGYDVDAWVGRSNGRDDTPTV from the coding sequence GTGAACGAGACCACCCCGCCCCCGGGTCCGACCCCCTCCAATCCGGCGCGGCCGGGTCCGGACCCGGACCGGTACGCGGATCCGGACCGGTACACGGACCCGGACCCGCGTCCGCCGGACGCGGCACCGCCCCCGACTCCGCCCCCGACCCCGACCGGGGCACCGGCACCGACCCCGACCGGGGCACCGGCACCGGCACCGCCCCCGGATCCGGCTGCCGTCGCGGACCCGGACGCGGAGGGCGTACCCCTCGGGCGTCGCACGGTGCTCGCCGTCCTGGGCCTCGGTGCCGCCGGCGTCGCCGCCGCTCCCTGGCTGCAACGCGGTCTCGAAGCGGTCCTCGGGCCGGTCGCCGACACGGACCCGACGAAGCTCACCGGCCTGCTGCCGGGTGGCGGCGGCTTCCGCTACTACTCGGTCGCCGCGTCCGTGCCCCGCGAGACCGCCGCCGGCTACCAACTCACCGTCGGCGGACTGGTCGAGCGGCCCGCCGAGTTCACCCTCCGCGCCCTCCGCGCACTGCCGCAGACCCGTCTGGTGCGCGACGTGCAGTGCGTGACGGGCTGGCGCGTCCCCGACACCCCCTTCGAGGGCGTCCGGCTGTCGGAGCTGCTGGACGCCGTCGGCGTACGGCCGGAGGCCCGGGCGGTCCGGTTCACCTGCTTCGACGGTGTGTACAGCGAGAGCCTGACCCTCGAACAGGCCCGCCGCTCCGACGTCCTGGTCTGTCTGCGGATGAGTGACGAACCCCTCTCCCACGCGCACGGCGGGCCGGTGCGGCTGTATGTCGCACCCATGTACTTCTACAAGTCCGCGAAGTGGCTCTCCGGGATCTCCCTGACCCGGGACGTGCGCCCCGGGTACTGGGAGGAGCGAGGCTATGACGTCGACGCCTGGGTCGGCCGCTCGAACGGCCGCGACGACACCCCCACCGTCTGA
- a CDS encoding APC family permease — translation MPPASSSTSTSATSTSEINTYKGQDRALRADRLGTAGLLLSVLAASAPLMVVAGVMPTVYGVMGIVGQPLLYVVLGIVLMLFSVGYAEMSRHVHNAGAFYAYIARGLGPTSGAGAALVALVAYSAMQVGIYGILGFEVSGLLATHLGLTVPWWVPALAAAAVVAVLGWLKIDLNARVLGVLLVVECALVVVFDVAAVAEPGPEGLSLSAFDPATLTGAGLGTALCFCIAAFVGFEQSPVYAEETSRPQVVVSRVMFLAVGYAALFLALSAWAITVATGPGAVTREAAEQGPGLLFSLTGDRLGTAFTDVLHVLFVTGMFAALLSFHNVVARYAFAMGREGLLPAGFGRTTRTSGAPATGSVLQSLVSAAVIAAFAATDGRPAGDPTTPVLRLFTWMGNIGALGVILLMAAASFAVIAFFVRRGAAGPQAWRLVCSGLAGLSLLAIAAYTVKDFDVLIGAGPGSALSWILPGIIGLSLAGGLVYGVVLKSLRPEVHARIGLGNEAFRLEQAAEQVPAPRAEV, via the coding sequence ATGCCGCCGGCCAGTTCGAGCACCAGCACGAGCGCCACCAGCACGAGCGAGATCAACACCTACAAGGGCCAGGACCGGGCGCTGCGCGCCGACCGGCTCGGGACCGCGGGCCTGCTGCTCTCGGTCCTCGCCGCCAGCGCACCGCTGATGGTCGTGGCCGGGGTCATGCCCACCGTCTACGGCGTGATGGGGATCGTCGGCCAGCCCCTGCTGTACGTGGTCCTCGGCATCGTCCTGATGCTGTTCAGCGTCGGATACGCCGAGATGAGCCGCCACGTCCACAACGCCGGTGCCTTCTACGCCTACATAGCCCGCGGCCTCGGCCCCACCTCGGGCGCCGGGGCCGCGCTGGTCGCCCTCGTCGCGTACAGCGCCATGCAGGTCGGCATCTACGGCATCCTCGGATTCGAGGTCTCGGGCCTGCTCGCCACCCACCTCGGCCTGACCGTCCCCTGGTGGGTCCCCGCGCTCGCGGCCGCCGCCGTCGTCGCCGTACTGGGCTGGCTGAAGATCGACCTCAACGCCAGGGTGCTCGGCGTCCTCCTCGTGGTCGAGTGCGCCCTCGTCGTCGTCTTCGACGTCGCCGCCGTGGCCGAGCCCGGCCCCGAGGGCCTCTCCCTGAGCGCCTTCGACCCGGCCACCCTCACCGGTGCGGGCCTCGGTACCGCCCTGTGCTTCTGCATCGCGGCGTTCGTCGGCTTCGAGCAGTCCCCGGTGTACGCGGAGGAGACCAGCCGCCCCCAGGTGGTGGTCTCGCGCGTGATGTTCCTCGCCGTCGGCTACGCCGCGCTGTTCCTCGCGCTCAGCGCCTGGGCGATCACCGTCGCCACCGGTCCCGGCGCCGTCACCCGCGAGGCGGCCGAGCAGGGGCCCGGACTGCTGTTCTCGCTCACCGGCGACCGACTCGGCACCGCCTTCACCGATGTGCTGCACGTCCTCTTCGTGACCGGTATGTTCGCGGCGCTGCTCAGCTTCCACAACGTCGTCGCACGCTACGCGTTCGCCATGGGCCGGGAGGGGCTGCTGCCCGCCGGCTTCGGCCGGACCACCCGTACCAGCGGGGCCCCCGCCACCGGTTCGGTGCTCCAGTCCCTCGTCTCCGCCGCAGTGATCGCGGCCTTCGCCGCCACCGACGGCCGGCCCGCGGGCGACCCGACCACTCCGGTGCTGCGGCTGTTCACCTGGATGGGCAACATCGGGGCCCTCGGGGTGATCCTGCTGATGGCCGCGGCCTCCTTCGCCGTGATCGCCTTCTTCGTACGCCGCGGCGCGGCCGGCCCGCAGGCGTGGCGGCTCGTCTGCTCCGGGCTGGCGGGGCTCTCGCTCCTCGCGATCGCCGCCTACACGGTGAAGGACTTCGATGTCCTGATCGGAGCCGGACCCGGTTCGGCGCTGAGCTGGATCCTGCCCGGCATCATCGGCCTGTCCCTGGCCGGCGGGCTCGTCTACGGCGTGGTCCTGAAGTCCCTGCGGCCCGAGGTGCACGCCCGGATCGGGCTCGGCAACGAGGCCTTCCGGCTGGAGCAGGCCGCGGAGCAGGTCCCGGCACCCCGCGCCGAGGTGTGA